The Pseudomonas parafulva genome includes a window with the following:
- a CDS encoding heavy metal translocating P-type ATPase, which translates to MNKSVSPEHTHHHEHNHDHAHDDVRHGDQGHTCCSTQAAPAHVQLTSIPSEQAQLSRFRIDAMDCPTEQTLIQDKLGKMAGIEALEFNLISRILGVRHTLDGTSDIERAIDSLGMKAEPLVGDADSATVPAPPRQQGWWPLALSGLAALGAEIVHFAQLAPQWLVAALALAAILGCGLGTYKKGWIALKNRNLNINALMSIAVTGALLIGQWPEAAMVMVLFTVAELIEARSLDRARNAIGGLMQLAPDMATVQQADGQWREMDVREVVVGATMRVRPGERIGLDGQVISGQSSVDQSPITGESLPVEKGLGDKVFAGTINQAGALEIKATAVAGQSTLARIIKAVEQAQGARAPTQRFVDRFSRIYTPAVLALALAVAIVPPLLLDGTWFDWVYRALVLLVVACPCALVISTPVTIVSGLAAAARKGILIKGGVYLEGGRHLDFLALDKTGTITHGKPVQTDFKALQPAFEHRAQALASSLAARSDHPVSRAIAQFGQDNDLPHSEVRDFTALAGRGVRGTIEGEVLHLGNHRLVEELGLCSPELEVQLDALEQQGKTVVLLLNASGPLALFAVADTVKQSSRQAIAELHALGIQTAMLTGDNPHTAAAIARTVGIDRAEGNLLPADKLSSIQALYDQGHRVGMVGDGINDAPALARAEIGFAMAAAGTDTAIETADVALMDDDLRKIPAFIRLSRHTAAILKQNIVLALAIKAIFLGITFAGLATMWMAVFADMGVSLLVVFNGLRLLRK; encoded by the coding sequence ATGAACAAGTCTGTCAGCCCTGAACACACGCATCATCATGAGCACAATCATGACCATGCCCATGACGACGTGCGCCATGGCGATCAGGGTCATACCTGTTGCAGCACGCAGGCCGCGCCTGCCCACGTGCAGTTGACGTCCATTCCCAGCGAGCAGGCCCAGCTCAGCCGTTTCCGTATCGATGCCATGGATTGTCCGACCGAGCAGACGCTGATCCAGGACAAACTGGGCAAGATGGCTGGCATCGAGGCGCTGGAATTCAACCTCATCAGTCGCATCCTGGGGGTCAGGCACACGCTCGATGGCACGTCCGACATCGAACGGGCCATCGACAGCCTGGGGATGAAAGCCGAGCCGCTCGTGGGTGATGCGGACAGCGCTACCGTGCCAGCGCCGCCGCGCCAGCAGGGTTGGTGGCCGCTGGCGCTGTCCGGCCTGGCAGCCCTGGGCGCCGAAATCGTGCACTTCGCCCAGCTCGCGCCGCAATGGCTGGTGGCCGCGCTGGCACTGGCGGCGATCCTGGGTTGTGGTCTGGGTACCTACAAGAAGGGCTGGATTGCGCTAAAAAACCGCAACCTCAACATCAACGCCCTCATGAGCATCGCGGTCACCGGTGCGTTGCTGATCGGCCAATGGCCGGAAGCAGCCATGGTGATGGTGCTCTTTACCGTGGCCGAACTGATCGAAGCCCGCTCGCTGGACCGTGCACGCAATGCCATTGGCGGGCTCATGCAGTTGGCACCGGACATGGCGACCGTGCAACAGGCCGACGGCCAATGGCGCGAAATGGACGTACGTGAAGTCGTTGTCGGCGCGACGATGCGCGTACGGCCAGGCGAGCGTATCGGGCTCGATGGCCAGGTGATCAGCGGGCAGTCCAGCGTCGATCAGTCCCCGATAACCGGTGAAAGCCTGCCGGTGGAGAAGGGCCTGGGCGACAAGGTCTTCGCCGGCACCATCAACCAGGCAGGTGCCCTGGAAATCAAAGCCACCGCCGTGGCCGGTCAGTCCACACTGGCTCGCATCATCAAGGCCGTCGAGCAGGCGCAAGGGGCGCGGGCGCCAACCCAGCGCTTCGTCGACCGGTTTTCGCGGATCTATACGCCGGCGGTGCTGGCCCTTGCGCTGGCCGTGGCGATCGTCCCGCCGCTTCTGCTGGACGGCACCTGGTTCGACTGGGTGTATCGTGCGCTTGTGCTGCTGGTAGTGGCATGTCCCTGTGCACTGGTGATCTCGACCCCCGTCACCATCGTCAGTGGCCTGGCGGCTGCGGCGCGCAAAGGCATCCTGATCAAGGGCGGGGTGTACCTCGAAGGCGGGCGCCACCTGGACTTTCTGGCCCTGGACAAGACCGGCACGATCACCCACGGCAAGCCGGTCCAGACAGACTTCAAGGCCCTGCAACCGGCGTTCGAGCATCGTGCGCAGGCCCTGGCATCGAGCTTGGCTGCACGCTCCGATCACCCCGTGTCGCGAGCGATAGCCCAGTTCGGCCAGGACAACGACCTGCCCCACAGTGAGGTCCGGGATTTCACCGCGCTCGCGGGCCGTGGCGTGCGTGGCACCATCGAGGGTGAGGTGTTGCACCTGGGCAACCATCGCCTGGTCGAGGAGCTGGGGCTGTGTTCACCCGAACTGGAAGTCCAGCTCGATGCCTTGGAACAGCAGGGCAAGACGGTGGTGTTGCTGCTCAACGCATCAGGCCCCCTGGCATTGTTTGCGGTGGCCGATACCGTCAAGCAAAGCAGCCGGCAAGCCATTGCCGAGCTTCATGCACTGGGCATCCAGACAGCCATGCTGACCGGTGACAACCCGCACACCGCCGCGGCCATCGCGCGTACGGTAGGCATTGATCGGGCCGAAGGTAACCTTCTGCCAGCCGACAAGCTCAGTAGCATCCAGGCGCTGTACGACCAAGGTCATCGCGTCGGCATGGTCGGGGACGGCATCAACGACGCGCCGGCGCTGGCCAGGGCCGAAATCGGCTTCGCCATGGCGGCGGCTGGCACCGACACTGCCATCGAAACGGCCGATGTGGCGCTGATGGACGATGACCTGCGCAAGATCCCTGCGTTCATCAGGCTGTCGCGGCACACCGCAGCGATCCTCAAGCAAAATATCGTGCTGGCCTTGGCGATCAAGGCGATTTTCCTGGGCATTACCTTCGCCGGGCTGGCCACCATGTGGATGGCCGTATTCGCCGATATGGGCGTGAGCCTGCTGGTGGTGTTCAACGGTCTGCGCTTGTTGCGCAAGTGA
- a CDS encoding GTPase/DUF3482 domain-containing protein gives MTEPLKLAVVGHTNVGKTSLLRTLTRDVGFGEVSHRPSTTRHVEGARLSVDGEPLLELYDTPGLEDAIALLDYLERLERPGERLDGPARLERFLQGSEARQRFEQEAKVLRQLLASDAGLYVIDAREPVLAKYRDELDVLASCGKPLLPVLNFVSSPQHREPQWRQALARLGLHALVRFDTVAPPEDGERRLYESLALLLEDARPSLQRLIDDQQAQRVARQQGGKRLIAELLLDCAACRRSVEGDPSAQAQAIEALHQAVRQREQRCVEALLKLYAFRRDDAHASDLPLLDGRWGDDLFNPETLRQLGVRVGGGVAAGAAAGAGVDLLAGGLTLGVAALAGAIAGGALQTARGYGARLMGKLKGKRELTVDDTVLRLLALRQQQLMVALDHRGHAAQDSIRLGPLDEKTWRQGKLPEPLVRARAHPQWSTLNPGAKPNQAQRQEQLEALVQQL, from the coding sequence ATGACTGAGCCCTTGAAGCTGGCCGTGGTAGGCCACACCAACGTGGGCAAGACCTCGCTGCTACGCACCCTCACGCGTGACGTCGGTTTCGGGGAGGTCTCGCATCGCCCCAGCACCACACGCCATGTGGAAGGGGCTCGCTTGTCCGTGGACGGGGAGCCTCTGCTGGAGCTCTACGACACACCGGGCCTGGAAGACGCCATCGCCCTGCTCGACTACCTCGAACGTCTCGAACGCCCTGGCGAGCGCCTGGATGGCCCGGCGCGGCTGGAGCGCTTTCTGCAGGGCAGCGAGGCGCGCCAGCGCTTCGAGCAGGAGGCCAAGGTGCTGCGCCAGCTGCTGGCAAGCGATGCCGGGCTCTATGTCATCGACGCCCGCGAGCCGGTGCTGGCCAAGTACCGTGACGAACTCGACGTGCTGGCCAGCTGTGGCAAGCCACTTCTGCCGGTGCTCAACTTTGTCTCCAGCCCCCAGCATCGCGAACCGCAGTGGCGTCAAGCCCTCGCCCGGCTTGGGCTTCATGCATTAGTGAGATTCGACACCGTAGCCCCACCAGAAGATGGCGAGCGCCGCCTGTATGAGAGCCTCGCCCTGCTGCTGGAAGATGCACGCCCTAGCTTGCAGCGCCTGATCGACGATCAGCAGGCCCAACGGGTGGCCCGCCAGCAAGGTGGCAAACGCCTGATCGCCGAATTGCTGCTGGACTGCGCCGCCTGTCGTCGCAGCGTGGAAGGTGATCCTTCTGCCCAGGCACAGGCCATCGAGGCGCTCCACCAGGCCGTGCGCCAGCGCGAACAGCGCTGCGTGGAGGCTCTGCTCAAGCTCTATGCGTTCCGGCGCGACGACGCGCATGCCAGCGACCTGCCGTTGCTGGACGGGCGCTGGGGGGACGATCTGTTCAATCCTGAAACCCTGAGGCAGCTTGGAGTGCGTGTAGGCGGCGGTGTAGCGGCAGGCGCGGCGGCCGGGGCCGGCGTGGACCTGCTGGCAGGTGGGCTTACCCTGGGCGTCGCCGCCTTGGCCGGGGCCATCGCCGGCGGCGCCCTGCAGACGGCACGCGGCTATGGCGCGCGCCTGATGGGCAAGCTCAAGGGCAAACGCGAGCTGACCGTCGACGATACCGTCCTGCGCTTGCTAGCCTTGCGTCAGCAACAGCTGATGGTGGCACTGGACCACCGTGGGCACGCCGCTCAGGACAGTATTCGCCTGGGCCCCTTGGATGAAAAGACCTGGCGTCAGGGCAAGCTGCCCGAACCGCTGGTGCGGGCTCGCGCGCACCCGCAATGGTCCACGCTCAACCCAGGTGCTAAACCGAACCAGGCCCAGCGTCAGGAGCAGCTCGAAGCGCTGGTGCAGCAACTCTAG